A genomic region of Gemmata massiliana contains the following coding sequences:
- a CDS encoding DUF1559 domain-containing protein: MRRNRAFTLIELLVVIAIIAILIGLLLPAVQKVREAAARMSCQNNLKQWGLAMHNYHDANNTLPYAGQRSPKRRTFYVDLWSYLEQTALAGQYNLNGGFYETPNCVMNQFTGLVALPQKMYYCPSDRPGALWSYDPYYRVRGNYVANYGGNYLFAEGSGVDPADGPFGWVSSGGFGGYVPYRRTLVGITDGTSNTLMLSETRLPTQDNASDGRGDVMNDGNSHWFMTLNTPNAGIDRNSNVCWPSVAANPDQTMPCVQAGDNLMSARSKHTGGVNAVRCDGSVAFYTNGINAVAWKALGTATHGDMANE, encoded by the coding sequence CTCCTGCTCCCCGCGGTGCAAAAGGTTCGTGAAGCGGCGGCCCGCATGAGCTGCCAGAACAACCTCAAGCAGTGGGGGCTGGCCATGCACAACTATCACGACGCGAACAACACGCTCCCCTACGCCGGTCAGCGGAGCCCGAAGCGCCGGACGTTCTACGTCGACCTCTGGTCGTACCTGGAACAGACCGCGCTGGCGGGACAGTACAACCTGAACGGCGGGTTCTACGAGACGCCGAACTGTGTCATGAACCAGTTCACCGGGCTCGTGGCGCTCCCGCAAAAGATGTACTACTGCCCGAGTGATCGGCCGGGCGCCCTGTGGTCCTACGACCCGTACTACCGCGTCCGCGGGAACTACGTGGCGAACTACGGGGGCAACTACCTGTTCGCCGAGGGCTCCGGCGTCGACCCCGCCGACGGCCCGTTCGGGTGGGTCTCCAGCGGCGGGTTCGGGGGCTACGTCCCGTACCGCCGGACACTGGTCGGGATCACCGACGGCACCTCGAACACGCTCATGCTGTCCGAAACGCGGCTCCCCACCCAGGACAACGCCAGCGACGGGCGCGGGGACGTCATGAACGACGGCAACTCGCACTGGTTCATGACGCTCAACACCCCGAACGCCGGGATCGACCGGAACTCGAATGTCTGCTGGCCGAGCGTGGCCGCGAACCCGGACCAGACGATGCCCTGCGTCCAGGCCGGCGACAACCTGATGAGCGCCCGGAGCAAGCACACGGGCGGGGTGAATGCCGTGCGGTGCGACGGCTCGGTCGCGTTCTACACGAACGGGATCAACGCGGTCGCATGGAAGGCCCTGGGAACCGCCACGCACGGAGACATGGCCAATGAGTAA